A genomic segment from Yimella sp. cx-51 encodes:
- the pgsA gene encoding phosphatidylinositol phosphate synthase produces the protein MLNKYARAFFTKLFTPIAKLFLKMGISPDVVTIIGTLGVCFGALAFYPRHEFLIGTLVITAFVFSDTIDGVMARMSGRSSLWGAYLDSTLDRVGDAAIFGALVLYYGGDQGHNMVLAGLALACLILGSVVSYAKARAEGLGMTANVGIAERADRLVAVLVTTGLCGWFLRPWETWIMGTVLGLLALASFITVLQRMLTVRTQALGKPL, from the coding sequence ATGCTGAACAAGTACGCCCGAGCGTTCTTCACCAAGCTCTTCACCCCCATTGCCAAACTCTTCCTCAAGATGGGCATCAGCCCCGATGTCGTCACGATCATCGGCACGCTCGGGGTCTGCTTCGGAGCGCTCGCTTTCTACCCGCGCCACGAATTCCTCATCGGGACGCTGGTGATCACCGCCTTCGTCTTCAGCGACACCATCGACGGCGTCATGGCGCGCATGTCGGGGCGTTCCAGCCTGTGGGGCGCCTACCTCGACTCCACCCTTGACCGCGTCGGCGACGCCGCGATCTTCGGCGCGCTGGTGCTCTACTACGGCGGCGACCAGGGCCACAACATGGTGCTGGCCGGCCTCGCCCTGGCCTGCCTGATCCTGGGCAGCGTCGTCTCCTACGCCAAGGCCCGAGCAGAAGGCCTGGGCATGACCGCCAACGTCGGCATCGCCGAGCGCGCCGACCGTCTGGTCGCGGTGTTGGTCACCACGGGTCTGTGCGGCTGGTTCCTGCGTCCGTGGGAGACCTGGATCATGGGCACTGTGCTCGGCCTGCTGGCGCTCGCGAGCTTCATCACCGTCCTGCAGCGCATGCTCACCGTGCGGACGCAGGCCCTCGGCAAGCCCCTGTGA
- a CDS encoding HIT domain-containing protein, whose protein sequence is MSQRDEHADGFARVPDGFERLWTPHRMAYIEADKPEDSDDEACPFCAAPKKDDEVGLIVHRGEHCYAVMNLFPYNPGHLLICPYRHVPRYLDLTDAETQEFTQLTKDGIRALEAAAAPLGYNIGMNQGEVAGAGVAAHLHQHIVPRWGGDSNFLPIIAQTKALPQLLEDARSRLADAWPGK, encoded by the coding sequence GTGAGCCAGCGAGACGAGCACGCAGACGGATTCGCCCGCGTCCCCGACGGATTCGAGCGGCTGTGGACGCCCCACCGGATGGCGTACATCGAGGCCGACAAGCCCGAAGACAGCGACGACGAGGCCTGCCCCTTCTGCGCGGCACCCAAGAAGGACGACGAGGTCGGGCTCATCGTGCACCGCGGCGAGCACTGCTACGCGGTGATGAACCTCTTCCCCTACAACCCGGGGCACCTGCTCATCTGCCCCTACCGTCACGTGCCGCGCTATCTCGACCTCACCGACGCCGAGACGCAGGAGTTCACCCAGCTCACCAAGGACGGCATCCGCGCCCTCGAAGCCGCCGCGGCGCCCTTGGGTTACAACATCGGCATGAACCAAGGCGAGGTGGCCGGCGCCGGCGTCGCGGCCCACCTGCACCAGCACATCGTTCCGCGATGGGGAGGCGACTCGAACTTCTTGCCGATCATCGCCCAGACCAAGGCGCTGCCCCAACTGCTGGAGGACGCGCGTTCGCGGCTCGCCGACGCATGGCCGGGGAAGTGA
- a CDS encoding nitroreductase family deazaflavin-dependent oxidoreductase produces MPLQGEYAPEKTPWVADQLAKIDETGTTKSVGINGMDVVVFTIRGRKSGLLRRVPLMRVEHGGSYAVVASKGGAPENPAWYHNVTANPEVTVQDGDQFIDGVARELSGAEREEWWERAVAAFPPYAEYQTKTDRQIPVLLVEPRSAD; encoded by the coding sequence ATGCCATTGCAGGGTGAGTACGCGCCGGAGAAGACCCCGTGGGTCGCCGACCAGCTGGCAAAGATCGATGAGACCGGCACGACGAAGTCAGTGGGCATCAACGGCATGGACGTCGTGGTCTTCACCATCCGTGGCCGTAAGTCGGGGCTGCTGCGCCGGGTGCCGTTGATGCGTGTGGAGCACGGCGGCAGTTACGCCGTGGTGGCATCCAAGGGTGGCGCGCCGGAAAACCCCGCGTGGTACCACAACGTCACCGCCAACCCGGAGGTCACCGTGCAGGACGGCGACCAGTTCATCGACGGCGTGGCCCGCGAACTCAGTGGTGCCGAGCGCGAAGAATGGTGGGAGCGTGCCGTCGCGGCCTTCCCTCCTTACGCGGAGTACCAGACCAAGACCGACCGGCAGATCCCGGTGCTGCTGGTGGAGCCGCGCAGCGCCGACTGA
- a CDS encoding gamma-glutamyl-gamma-aminobutyrate hydrolase family protein has product MAHSTSRPVIAVAARFCADPDGNPSIGMEVRRSVASALQAVGALPIMLALDDPALIPQALDLVDGVVMPGGGDSDPNHYGQAVKHSKLNQVAPEQDACDLALLRAALERQLPILGICRGMQSLNIALGGDLLQHLDETDVAHRDSTHPIEVCTDGSVIEQMMGSRRFDGRSLHHQVLDRVADGLRVTARTQDGVVEAVEHREHPWVGVQWHPELACATGPVQLGPFRWLVDQAAAR; this is encoded by the coding sequence ATGGCACACAGCACGTCCCGCCCCGTGATCGCTGTCGCAGCCCGCTTCTGCGCCGACCCTGACGGCAACCCGTCGATCGGCATGGAGGTGCGCCGATCGGTGGCTTCTGCGCTGCAGGCTGTCGGCGCGCTGCCGATCATGCTCGCCCTCGACGATCCCGCGCTCATCCCGCAAGCACTCGACCTGGTCGACGGCGTCGTGATGCCCGGCGGCGGTGACTCCGATCCGAACCACTACGGCCAGGCCGTCAAGCACAGCAAGCTCAACCAGGTCGCGCCCGAGCAGGACGCCTGCGATCTCGCCCTGCTGCGAGCAGCGCTCGAACGGCAGCTGCCGATTCTGGGTATCTGCCGCGGGATGCAATCGCTCAACATCGCCCTCGGCGGCGACCTGCTCCAACACCTGGACGAGACCGACGTCGCCCATCGCGACAGCACCCACCCGATCGAGGTCTGCACGGACGGATCGGTTATCGAGCAGATGATGGGCTCTCGCCGTTTCGACGGACGATCACTGCACCATCAGGTGCTCGACCGCGTCGCCGATGGCCTCCGCGTCACTGCTCGAACGCAGGACGGCGTCGTGGAAGCTGTCGAGCATCGTGAACATCCCTGGGTGGGCGTCCAGTGGCACCCCGAACTCGCCTGCGCCACCGGGCCCGTCCAGCTCGGGCCGTTCCGCTGGTTGGTCGACCAGGCAGCCGCCCGCTGA
- a CDS encoding GNAT family N-acetyltransferase: MTVRIERAQREHALILGALTLQADLEYGGTKRDGFLSEYADAWLAEFDQMPTWIAFSGDGSAIGFVQTSHVRKLPSLCRTTTGWLHVKNVFVTKTARGNGIAERLLRTMIAWGEKHDIERYQLNAEPKARSLYERMGFEAPGERLMVRQGSTTTRRG, encoded by the coding sequence ATGACCGTCCGTATCGAGCGCGCTCAGCGCGAGCACGCGTTGATCCTCGGCGCCCTGACCCTCCAAGCCGACCTCGAGTACGGGGGCACCAAGCGGGACGGCTTCCTCAGTGAGTACGCCGACGCCTGGTTGGCCGAATTCGACCAGATGCCCACCTGGATCGCCTTCTCCGGTGACGGCTCAGCGATTGGGTTCGTGCAGACCAGCCACGTGCGCAAACTGCCGAGCCTGTGCCGGACGACCACCGGCTGGCTGCACGTCAAGAATGTTTTCGTCACCAAGACGGCACGCGGCAACGGCATCGCCGAACGGCTGCTGCGCACGATGATCGCCTGGGGCGAGAAACATGACATCGAGCGATACCAACTCAACGCAGAGCCGAAGGCACGCAGCCTGTACGAACGCATGGGCTTCGAGGCGCCGGGGGAACGGCTCATGGTGCGGCAGGGGAGCACCACCACACGCCGAGGGTGA
- a CDS encoding 5-oxoprolinase subunit PxpA — translation MQAQRGAEYRTMATMRIDLNADLGESFGRWRLGDDAALMSVITSANVACGFHAGDPATLVRTCEDAVAHGVVIGAQVGYRDLAGFGRRFIDVSPDDLYADVLYQLGALDGIARACGGRVAFLKPHGALYNAIVHHEVQAAAVVKAVAAYDDSLPVLGLPGSVFLALAGEAGLRTVREGFADRAHTQDGTLVPRDQPGAVLHEPAAIAERVVRMVTTGQLTAVDGTELTMEVDSICVHGDSPDAVAVARSVRRALTDAGVDLTSFVR, via the coding sequence ATGCAAGCACAGCGCGGCGCCGAATACCGCACAATGGCGACCATGCGCATCGACCTCAACGCTGATCTGGGCGAGTCCTTCGGGCGCTGGAGGCTCGGCGACGATGCCGCGCTGATGTCGGTGATCACCTCCGCGAATGTGGCGTGTGGCTTCCACGCCGGTGACCCCGCCACGCTGGTGCGCACCTGCGAGGACGCGGTGGCGCATGGCGTGGTCATCGGCGCGCAAGTGGGCTATCGCGATCTGGCCGGTTTCGGTCGGCGCTTCATCGACGTCAGCCCTGACGACCTGTACGCCGACGTGCTCTACCAACTGGGCGCACTCGACGGCATCGCCCGTGCCTGCGGCGGCCGGGTGGCCTTCTTGAAACCGCATGGCGCGCTCTACAACGCGATCGTGCACCATGAAGTTCAGGCCGCTGCGGTGGTGAAGGCCGTTGCGGCATATGACGATTCGCTGCCGGTGCTCGGGCTGCCCGGCTCGGTGTTCCTCGCCCTTGCGGGCGAAGCAGGTTTGCGCACCGTCCGGGAAGGCTTCGCCGATCGGGCCCACACCCAGGACGGGACGTTGGTGCCGCGCGATCAGCCGGGTGCCGTGCTGCATGAGCCGGCGGCCATCGCCGAACGAGTCGTGCGCATGGTCACGACCGGGCAGCTGACGGCCGTCGACGGTACCGAACTGACGATGGAGGTCGACTCGATCTGCGTGCACGGCGACTCCCCCGACGCCGTCGCGGTGGCCCGGTCAGTGCGTCGTGCTCTCACCGACGCGGGCGTCGACCTCACCTCGTTCGTGCGCTGA
- a CDS encoding allophanate hydrolase subunit 1 — translation MRLLPCGSYAILVDLPDEAARRRFDRALRAARSTGFLADDVVEQVPAARTVLVRVRPGVEPASVARELRALASDDPVAELVADGELSELVVFTVYDGPDLDSLAQILGTSTDELVEWHTGSTWTVDFAGFAPGFGYLVRDEASEPPFDVSIPRLARPRTRLPAGSVGLAGSYSGIYPSASAGGWQLIGRTELRTWDAGRDEPARLIPGRRVRFEVAQ, via the coding sequence ATGCGCCTGCTGCCCTGCGGTTCGTACGCGATCCTGGTCGACCTGCCCGACGAAGCCGCGCGACGCCGGTTCGACCGTGCGCTGCGGGCTGCGCGGAGCACCGGCTTCCTCGCGGACGACGTCGTCGAGCAGGTGCCCGCCGCCCGGACGGTGCTGGTGCGTGTGCGTCCCGGCGTCGAACCGGCGTCCGTCGCCCGTGAGTTGCGTGCGCTGGCGTCGGACGACCCCGTCGCGGAGCTGGTGGCCGACGGCGAGCTCAGTGAGTTGGTCGTATTCACTGTCTACGACGGCCCCGACCTGGATTCGCTCGCGCAGATCCTCGGCACGAGCACCGACGAACTGGTCGAGTGGCACACGGGAAGCACCTGGACGGTCGACTTCGCCGGGTTCGCGCCCGGCTTCGGTTACCTGGTTCGCGACGAAGCGTCCGAGCCGCCCTTCGATGTCTCCATCCCCCGGCTCGCTCGTCCGCGTACCCGCTTGCCTGCCGGTTCGGTCGGACTCGCCGGCTCGTACTCGGGCATCTACCCGAGCGCTTCCGCAGGAGGCTGGCAATTGATCGGTCGCACCGAGTTGCGCACCTGGGATGCCGGACGTGATGAGCCAGCCCGGCTGATACCGGGCCGACGGGTGCGCTTCGAGGTGGCCCAATGA
- a CDS encoding biotin-dependent carboxyltransferase family protein codes for MTSAIEVLSVGGLMTLQDLGRPGHAHLGVPTGGAVDRNSLHSANRLVGNEIDAPALEFMPAPIELRALVDAVMALTGAPAAATVGDRPAPHAEAFVVRAGQVVRIAPAVMGVWTYLALRGGFDAPRLFGSASGSPTSALGPAPMTPGDLLEAGDLVAGEPLVGFAEPTAWRTPVEAEIVLGPRGDWFTPESVALLTSTTWTMSSDLDRVGGRLDGPALQRNRSDELPSEGMVRGSVQVSANGQPIVFFADHPPTGGYPVIGVVADDQVDRIAQCRPGETVRFCIAQRQLRS; via the coding sequence ATGACGTCTGCGATCGAAGTGCTCAGCGTCGGCGGCCTCATGACGCTGCAGGATCTCGGCCGACCCGGCCATGCCCATCTCGGCGTCCCGACGGGCGGCGCAGTCGACCGCAATTCCCTCCACTCAGCAAATCGCCTGGTGGGCAACGAGATCGACGCACCGGCTCTGGAGTTCATGCCCGCCCCGATCGAGCTGCGAGCACTGGTCGACGCGGTCATGGCACTCACGGGCGCTCCGGCTGCCGCCACCGTTGGCGACCGGCCCGCACCGCACGCCGAAGCCTTCGTTGTCCGCGCCGGGCAAGTCGTCCGCATCGCGCCGGCCGTGATGGGCGTGTGGACCTATCTGGCCCTTCGCGGTGGTTTCGATGCGCCGAGGTTGTTCGGCAGTGCCTCCGGTTCGCCGACCTCCGCGCTCGGCCCGGCACCCATGACGCCGGGCGATCTCTTGGAGGCCGGTGATCTGGTCGCCGGGGAACCGCTCGTCGGCTTCGCCGAGCCGACGGCCTGGCGCACTCCGGTCGAGGCCGAGATCGTGCTCGGCCCACGGGGCGACTGGTTCACGCCCGAGTCAGTCGCGCTGCTGACCAGCACGACCTGGACGATGTCGAGCGACCTCGATCGCGTCGGCGGACGGCTGGACGGCCCTGCTCTGCAGCGGAACCGGAGCGACGAGCTACCCAGCGAGGGCATGGTGCGTGGCTCGGTGCAGGTGAGCGCGAACGGCCAACCGATTGTCTTCTTCGCTGACCATCCCCCGACCGGCGGCTACCCGGTGATCGGTGTCGTGGCCGACGACCAGGTCGACCGCATCGCGCAATGTCGGCCCGGCGAAACGGTGCGCTTCTGTATTGCTCAGCGGCAGCTTCGCAGTTGA
- a CDS encoding ABC transporter ATP-binding protein, with translation MGLPPVSLVADDICVEVGGELILPPTSVQIGAGESVAVTGPSGSGKSTFLDCISGWRGASGGSLVIGDTKISALSARQRSHFRRASVGVIFQEAHLLGELTVAENVGIVARFRGDQRAMAQIPDVLSEVGLGDRARSSVSRLSGGEAQRVAVARAVVSAVGVLVADEPTAALDRVNADLVAGLLVQACRARNIPLVLATHDPAVAARCTQSVELGAS, from the coding sequence ATGGGTTTACCCCCTGTGAGTCTTGTCGCTGACGACATATGTGTGGAGGTGGGTGGCGAGCTGATCTTGCCACCCACCTCCGTGCAGATCGGCGCCGGTGAGTCCGTCGCCGTTACGGGACCGTCCGGTTCGGGGAAGTCTACTTTTTTGGACTGCATCTCTGGCTGGCGCGGGGCTAGTGGCGGCAGTCTAGTGATCGGCGATACGAAAATATCTGCGCTCTCGGCACGTCAGCGGTCCCATTTTAGGCGAGCCAGTGTCGGCGTCATCTTTCAAGAAGCCCATCTACTCGGTGAGTTAACCGTGGCCGAAAACGTGGGCATCGTCGCCCGTTTCCGCGGCGATCAAAGAGCGATGGCGCAGATTCCAGACGTCCTGAGTGAGGTCGGTCTTGGCGACAGAGCACGCAGCTCCGTAAGTAGATTGTCAGGTGGCGAGGCGCAACGGGTCGCGGTAGCCCGCGCTGTCGTCTCCGCTGTGGGAGTGCTCGTCGCCGATGAGCCAACAGCTGCCCTGGATCGTGTAAACGCTGACCTCGTGGCTGGCCTGCTTGTTCAAGCGTGCAGGGCGCGCAACATACCGTTGGTGCTAGCTACGCACGACCCAGCCGTGGCCGCGCGGTGCACTCAATCCGTGGAGCTCGGCGCCTCGTGA
- a CDS encoding deoxyribodipyrimidine photo-lyase: MPTLLWLRRDLRRRDLPALLAAHEASDGEVAVVFVVDPALWEGAGPVRRAWLARSVQAAREAYDGRLTVLHGAPIEVIPRVAAAIGASSVHVSRETTPAGARRDKRVANALQDNGIEWVETGTPYAIGPGILTTGAGTGYKVFTPFARAWREHGAPSPAPDVDATWLEMDDDRHAMKALEAAVAADDLPQLPDAGEAAAWQRWTDFRDEAVETYPTDRDRADRAGTSGLSPYLKVGAIHPRSILADLAGEHGDGAEKFVTELAWREFYADVLWRAPRSAWHDLTHSLDGMSYEQPGPLFEQWTQGRTGFPFVDAGMRQLLATGWMHNRVRMVTASFLTKDLHIWWPHGARYFLDRLIDGDVASNNHGWQWVAGTGTDASPYFRVFNPITQGRKFDPDGDYVRRWIPELRHVPGAKVHEPWKHADGYAHGYPEPIVDHAEERRIALDRYEAARS, from the coding sequence GTGCCGACTTTATTGTGGTTGCGACGTGATCTGCGTCGTCGAGACCTTCCCGCATTGCTCGCTGCTCATGAAGCCAGCGACGGCGAGGTGGCTGTTGTCTTCGTCGTCGACCCTGCGCTGTGGGAGGGTGCTGGGCCGGTGCGCCGGGCGTGGCTTGCCCGCTCGGTGCAGGCGGCGCGCGAGGCGTACGACGGACGGCTGACGGTGCTGCACGGTGCGCCGATCGAGGTCATTCCACGGGTGGCCGCCGCCATCGGTGCATCCTCGGTGCACGTGTCGAGAGAGACCACACCCGCCGGTGCTCGCCGCGACAAACGGGTGGCAAATGCTCTGCAGGACAACGGAATCGAATGGGTCGAGACCGGGACGCCGTACGCGATCGGCCCGGGCATCCTGACCACCGGAGCAGGCACCGGCTACAAGGTGTTCACCCCCTTCGCCCGAGCGTGGCGCGAACACGGTGCACCGTCACCGGCGCCTGATGTCGACGCCACGTGGTTGGAAATGGACGACGACCGTCACGCGATGAAGGCGCTGGAGGCGGCGGTTGCCGCCGACGATCTGCCGCAGTTGCCTGACGCCGGCGAGGCTGCCGCATGGCAGCGCTGGACCGACTTCCGTGATGAAGCGGTCGAGACCTACCCGACCGACCGCGACCGCGCCGATCGGGCCGGCACCTCGGGCCTCAGCCCGTACCTGAAGGTAGGGGCGATCCACCCGCGGTCGATCCTTGCCGACCTGGCGGGGGAGCACGGCGACGGAGCGGAGAAGTTCGTCACCGAACTGGCCTGGCGCGAGTTCTACGCCGACGTCCTCTGGCGCGCTCCGCGCAGTGCCTGGCACGACCTCACGCACTCCCTCGACGGCATGAGCTACGAGCAGCCGGGCCCGCTCTTCGAGCAGTGGACGCAGGGCCGCACCGGCTTCCCGTTCGTGGACGCCGGCATGCGGCAGTTGCTGGCCACCGGGTGGATGCACAACCGCGTCCGCATGGTCACCGCGAGTTTCCTCACCAAAGACCTCCACATCTGGTGGCCGCACGGTGCCCGCTACTTCCTCGACCGGCTGATCGACGGCGACGTGGCCTCCAACAACCACGGCTGGCAGTGGGTGGCCGGCACCGGCACGGACGCCTCGCCCTATTTCCGGGTCTTCAACCCGATCACGCAGGGCAGGAAATTCGACCCTGACGGTGATTACGTGCGTCGCTGGATCCCGGAGCTACGGCATGTTCCGGGTGCCAAGGTGCACGAACCGTGGAAGCACGCTGATGGCTACGCGCACGGCTATCCCGAGCCGATCGTCGACCACGCTGAAGAACGCCGGATTGCGTTGGATCGTTACGAAGCGGCTCGCAGCTGA
- the thrS gene encoding threonine--tRNA ligase, with translation MSSQITVSVAGSERAVDQGTTGSDLFGNDKTVVAMRVDGELQDLFREVPEGAVVEAVDLSQQDGLDILRHSAAHVLAQAVQQINPDAKLGIGPPITDGFYYDFDVETPFTPDDLKALEKAMQKIVNEGQTFSRRVVSDDEARAELAGEPFKLELIGLKGNAAEEAEGAGAEVGAGELTIYDNVRRDGERAWGDLCRGPHVPSTKVLGNAFKLMRVAAAYWRGSEKNPQLQRVYGTAWPSKDELKGYLDRLAEAERRDHRKLGRELDLYSFPEELGPGLVVFHPRGGVIKREMEDYVRRRHIEEGFEYVGTPHITKEGLFHTSGHLPYYSETMYPAMEVEGAAYRLKAMSCPMHNLIYQSRQRSYRELPLRLFEFGGVYRYEKSGVVGGLTRVRGLTQDDSHSYVMPEQAAAEIKHLLDFCLGLFRDFGLNDFYLELSTRDDSKKDKFVGTDEQWATATAVLERVATESGLDLVPDPGGAAFYGPKISVQAKDAIGRTWQMSTVQYDFGQPSGFGLEYVAADGSRQQPVMIHSAKFGSIERFIGVLVEHYAGAFPVWLSPVQVLGVPVADEFADYLDDVLKQMKAKGIRVELDETDDRFPKKIRNASKAKVPFVLIAGGDDRDAGAVSFRYRDGSQRNGVPVDQAIEEILASIESKAQVTTAPTA, from the coding sequence GTGTCCAGCCAGATCACCGTGTCAGTCGCCGGAAGCGAGCGAGCGGTGGACCAGGGCACTACCGGCTCCGATCTGTTCGGGAACGACAAGACGGTCGTCGCCATGCGGGTCGACGGGGAACTGCAGGACCTCTTCCGCGAGGTGCCCGAGGGTGCCGTGGTCGAAGCGGTCGACCTCTCCCAGCAGGACGGCCTCGACATCCTGCGTCACTCCGCCGCGCACGTGTTGGCCCAAGCCGTCCAGCAGATCAACCCCGACGCCAAGCTCGGTATCGGCCCGCCGATCACCGACGGTTTCTACTACGACTTCGACGTCGAGACGCCGTTCACGCCGGACGACCTGAAGGCCTTGGAGAAGGCCATGCAGAAGATCGTCAACGAGGGCCAGACCTTTTCCCGCCGTGTTGTCAGCGACGACGAGGCACGCGCCGAGTTGGCGGGCGAGCCGTTCAAGCTCGAGTTGATCGGGCTGAAGGGCAATGCTGCTGAAGAGGCCGAGGGTGCGGGCGCCGAGGTGGGCGCCGGTGAGCTCACGATCTACGACAACGTGCGCCGTGACGGTGAGCGTGCATGGGGTGACCTGTGCCGGGGCCCGCACGTGCCGTCAACCAAGGTGCTCGGCAACGCCTTCAAGCTGATGCGCGTCGCCGCTGCGTACTGGCGCGGCAGCGAGAAGAACCCGCAGTTGCAGCGTGTCTACGGCACGGCTTGGCCGTCCAAGGACGAGCTCAAGGGTTACCTCGACCGGCTCGCCGAGGCCGAACGCCGCGACCACCGCAAGTTGGGCCGTGAACTCGACCTCTACTCCTTCCCCGAGGAGCTCGGCCCCGGTTTGGTGGTCTTCCATCCCAGGGGCGGGGTCATCAAGCGGGAGATGGAGGACTACGTCCGCCGTCGCCACATCGAGGAAGGCTTCGAGTACGTCGGCACGCCGCACATCACCAAGGAGGGGTTGTTCCACACCTCCGGGCACCTGCCGTACTACTCCGAGACGATGTACCCGGCGATGGAGGTCGAGGGTGCGGCGTACCGCCTGAAGGCGATGAGCTGCCCGATGCACAACCTCATCTACCAGTCGCGCCAGCGGTCCTACCGTGAGTTGCCGCTGCGGCTCTTCGAATTCGGGGGCGTCTACCGCTACGAGAAGTCGGGCGTCGTCGGTGGCCTGACCCGCGTGCGCGGGCTGACGCAGGACGACTCGCACTCCTACGTCATGCCTGAGCAGGCAGCCGCCGAGATCAAGCACCTGCTCGACTTCTGCCTCGGGCTCTTCCGCGACTTCGGACTGAACGACTTCTACTTGGAACTCTCCACACGGGACGACTCCAAGAAGGACAAGTTCGTCGGCACCGATGAGCAGTGGGCGACGGCGACGGCCGTGCTGGAGCGAGTGGCCACCGAATCCGGTCTTGACCTCGTGCCCGACCCGGGTGGCGCGGCGTTCTACGGTCCGAAGATCTCGGTGCAGGCCAAGGACGCGATCGGTCGCACCTGGCAGATGTCGACGGTGCAGTACGACTTCGGTCAACCTTCCGGATTCGGTCTGGAGTACGTCGCGGCTGATGGTTCGCGCCAGCAGCCGGTGATGATCCACTCGGCGAAGTTCGGCTCGATCGAGCGGTTCATCGGTGTGTTGGTGGAGCACTACGCGGGTGCGTTCCCGGTGTGGCTGTCGCCGGTGCAGGTGCTCGGTGTGCCGGTCGCCGACGAGTTCGCCGATTACCTCGACGACGTGTTGAAGCAGATGAAGGCCAAGGGAATTCGCGTCGAGCTCGACGAGACCGACGACCGCTTCCCGAAGAAGATCCGCAACGCGTCCAAGGCAAAGGTGCCCTTCGTGCTCATCGCCGGAGGTGACGACCGTGACGCCGGTGCGGTGTCGTTCCGGTACCGCGACGGCTCGCAGCGCAACGGCGTGCCGGTCGACCAGGCGATCGAGGAGATCCTGGCCAGCATCGAGTCGAAGGCGCAGGTCACCACGGCACCGACCGCCTGA
- a CDS encoding antitoxin — protein sequence MNNADQAKDLFAKAKKAAVEGVDKVKKAAAENPDKVRGGIDKVAGAANSVTKGKYADKIQDASNKVEDAVQKTAAKPTPGAEGTTGTTGTYGAESGRKPGHVPDPVDEPGPIDPPAPIR from the coding sequence ATGAACAATGCCGACCAGGCAAAGGATCTGTTCGCGAAGGCCAAGAAGGCCGCCGTCGAAGGCGTCGACAAGGTCAAGAAGGCCGCCGCGGAAAACCCCGACAAGGTGCGCGGTGGCATCGACAAGGTGGCCGGCGCCGCCAACTCGGTGACCAAGGGCAAGTACGCCGACAAGATCCAGGACGCCAGCAACAAGGTGGAGGACGCCGTGCAGAAGACGGCGGCGAAGCCGACGCCGGGCGCCGAAGGCACCACCGGCACGACTGGCACCTACGGCGCTGAATCGGGTCGCAAGCCCGGTCACGTGCCCGACCCGGTGGACGAGCCGGGCCCGATCGACCCGCCCGCGCCGATTCGCTGA
- a CDS encoding MarR family winged helix-turn-helix transcriptional regulator, with protein MFDEPLDDASLRQLVLRVARHSRRRWLADLEPFGLSPHLARALEVIARQGDSGLRGADVAVLLRISARSATEVVDALSERGLVERTPSPSDRRAKVITLTPAGVDLWTELKRSRDVRDDVMFEALTDAQQQELRALLLVVLREQELGTAH; from the coding sequence ATGTTCGACGAGCCGCTGGACGACGCCTCCCTGCGCCAACTTGTGCTACGGGTGGCGCGGCACTCCCGGCGTCGCTGGCTGGCCGATCTCGAACCGTTCGGACTGAGTCCGCACCTGGCTAGGGCGCTCGAAGTGATTGCCAGACAGGGCGATTCGGGCCTGCGTGGAGCCGACGTCGCAGTGCTGCTGCGCATCTCGGCACGTTCGGCGACGGAGGTCGTCGATGCCCTGAGTGAGCGGGGGCTGGTCGAACGCACACCGAGCCCCTCGGACCGGCGGGCCAAGGTGATCACCCTCACACCCGCTGGCGTCGACCTCTGGACGGAGTTGAAGCGCTCGCGCGACGTGCGCGACGACGTGATGTTCGAGGCGCTGACCGATGCCCAACAACAGGAGTTGCGAGCTCTGCTGCTGGTGGTGCTGCGAGAGCAGGAGTTGGGAACAGCCCACTGA